In Yersinia enterocolitica subsp. enterocolitica, one DNA window encodes the following:
- a CDS encoding hemagglutinin repeat-containing protein — translation MRKNKFKLSPAGKLTTLLSLILTPATMAYAAGIEAAGDSAHRPEISSTIYDVPLINIVAPSVVGLSHNQYQEFNVDQRGVIFNNSQFKVFEGMISARANPNLTGNPASVILNEVVGSNTSTLNGHQQIIGMPADYILVNANGVICNGCSFAPGFENVTLAVGAAVIDDGKVLSMSTKGSSAILNIENTDKNTHVADVLTLIAPVINVDGDVLVKDKLSFIVGQNEVGIDTGRLLKSNLSDSLVKTIDGYYLGSIAANRINIIDTRKDNNVNLFSHVFGQELINVDAKGTVRLRSMGKETQRLSGAENIILSGNNLDITRTLAADEKERFNIRSDNYIDNADISGGNIQLLASNNIDLAAVYIKSSDNVYMSADKINIDGDLIERSDVVLEYEPKKQFFGVVGTKQSTKLEKNIPSYSTVSSYGDIKLNGREKINLKGVVIHSDKNMTLFSQGDIHLNGMAGIDKEINRIEYSHWGDDAKTGHDNYDILKETFKPLHIRSNGDINIESKKTIYSHGAQIWAEGGLSIEGQNGVYIGVANMLESRVDRLDYTQHLGIAGSEKDNKDQYHYIANQSELTGNSVYVNSGKDIEIRGSTIKALNKGILSAKGDLTINGMLNKRSFTRDKKTGVIFDITGSSQAVDNKYEKFIDSKLQSGGTLDLHSGKNTYIDGSQVNAGGALNISSNGKVNVQAARQQQKIDEEKTRLSLEWFAKESGDKQYRAGFLVKHQKDSENSQLTENQIATLEGGDINIQADDNVTFFGTAINTTEGDFKLKTSKNVGFFTAKNRAVINKNRVENSGGFYYTAGIDKFGSGAQYTHIDSESHSDIENNLVVKTNINGNLNIDADGDITQQGAQHQVAKNYYTRAVNINNMASHNVDISNNKKLQVDAGFGFNINYKGFTRPIEKAINNPTNALDIIGGVGSQKGVTDPNLGVDITASGSNTKTSNNNLLALVTSIKAQDIKVEATKDVLDEGTQYQAKDGVMKLSAARHFSRAAVNSKEETSQQEKGEASVRVSTTTGKDIKVALAAKAETSQGDSYTEQMLFPNIKAKQGINIRTLGDAYYYATQINGGEGNVDIKAGNNLYFDQVQDSTRSSNIKTSDNGKLSVGMSKSSDSSKNFRLAGGGEHQEGESNSTNAGISKITTRGDLRLEAGAELTMKGVQVGSEDARLADVHLVAQGKVNMLASVSGSVDINDKAFADFRLGGKKTHSGSNSSNEGFIGGGGGYDKVNQSISDRQGGEIYSRKTVSIQSGSNSNQAIHMEGQQINAAIVDIKTPNGGVFFESARSELPKENWNFGANLDLVLKRTSGESGGVSKSHYAGSGAKVMVGMQDVIKHQNTRIIEADKFILNTHKDTVMKGARVDTDKAEIIVGGDLHIESLKSKEDSVKVDVEFALSHTNDKGSSVVSKISKIGTKRFEKDIKNALNSGIKKSELMYNQKSSPKDTMGGVSFNKENNNVQLPTLSSETQSRNFADKTARFMGDKFKGAITDPAGIQGRAKLDVQIVNNDAVAEQSGIFGLSDVVIAVKGATKLHGAQISSRYQTVTRDINGLELSNINNSYHQGGGGFNLSPTALGMATGVGSDAIAGKTPFIYNPHNSSHEDKSVGGIVDHKIYTEDGSELPKTN, via the coding sequence ATGAGAAAAAATAAATTCAAACTTTCTCCTGCGGGAAAGTTAACCACACTATTGTCATTGATTCTTACACCAGCGACAATGGCTTATGCTGCTGGAATAGAAGCCGCTGGAGATAGCGCACATCGGCCCGAAATATCTTCGACTATTTATGATGTTCCGCTAATTAACATTGTAGCTCCTTCAGTTGTAGGGTTATCCCATAATCAATATCAAGAGTTTAATGTTGATCAACGTGGAGTTATATTTAATAATTCACAATTTAAAGTATTTGAAGGAATGATATCAGCTAGAGCTAACCCGAATTTAACCGGAAACCCAGCTAGCGTCATTTTAAATGAAGTGGTAGGGAGTAATACATCAACATTAAATGGTCATCAACAAATTATTGGTATGCCAGCAGATTATATTTTAGTGAATGCAAATGGTGTTATTTGTAATGGCTGTAGTTTTGCTCCAGGATTTGAAAATGTCACATTGGCGGTAGGGGCTGCGGTTATCGATGATGGTAAAGTACTCAGTATGTCGACCAAGGGTAGCTCTGCGATATTGAACATTGAGAATACGGATAAAAATACTCATGTAGCTGATGTCCTGACACTTATCGCCCCGGTCATTAATGTTGATGGCGATGTTCTTGTTAAAGACAAGTTATCATTTATTGTCGGTCAAAATGAGGTTGGGATTGATACCGGGCGGTTACTAAAATCAAACTTGAGTGATAGTCTGGTAAAAACCATCGATGGTTATTATTTGGGGAGCATTGCCGCTAATCGTATTAATATAATAGATACACGTAAAGACAATAATGTTAATTTATTTAGCCATGTGTTCGGGCAGGAGTTAATTAATGTGGATGCCAAAGGAACCGTGCGTTTAAGAAGCATGGGTAAAGAAACTCAGCGACTCAGTGGGGCGGAAAATATTATCTTATCGGGTAATAATCTTGATATTACCCGAACATTGGCCGCCGATGAAAAAGAAAGATTCAATATTCGTTCAGATAATTACATTGATAATGCCGATATTTCAGGCGGAAACATTCAACTATTAGCCAGTAATAATATTGATTTGGCAGCAGTTTATATTAAAAGCAGTGACAATGTTTATATGTCGGCAGATAAAATCAATATTGATGGAGACCTGATAGAACGTTCTGATGTTGTATTAGAATATGAACCCAAGAAGCAATTCTTTGGCGTAGTAGGCACAAAACAGTCAACCAAATTAGAGAAAAATATACCCTCTTATAGCACTGTTTCTAGTTATGGGGATATTAAATTAAATGGAAGAGAGAAAATAAACTTGAAAGGGGTTGTAATTCATTCAGATAAAAATATGACATTATTTTCACAAGGCGATATTCACTTGAATGGTATGGCTGGAATAGATAAGGAAATAAATCGTATTGAATATTCGCACTGGGGTGATGATGCGAAAACTGGCCATGATAATTATGATATACTCAAAGAAACTTTTAAACCGCTTCATATTAGATCAAATGGCGATATAAACATAGAGTCTAAAAAAACGATTTATTCTCATGGTGCACAAATATGGGCAGAGGGTGGGCTATCAATAGAGGGTCAGAATGGGGTGTATATTGGTGTGGCAAATATGCTTGAATCGCGAGTAGATCGGTTGGATTATACTCAGCATTTAGGTATTGCCGGCTCAGAAAAGGATAATAAAGACCAGTACCATTACATTGCTAATCAATCAGAATTGACAGGTAATTCAGTTTATGTCAATTCCGGTAAAGATATAGAGATTCGTGGCAGTACTATAAAGGCATTAAATAAAGGAATTTTATCAGCTAAAGGTGATCTGACCATTAATGGTATGCTTAATAAACGTAGTTTTACTCGAGATAAGAAAACCGGCGTGATATTTGATATTACCGGCAGTAGCCAGGCGGTAGATAATAAGTATGAAAAATTTATTGATAGCAAATTACAGTCGGGTGGCACCCTTGATTTGCACAGCGGTAAAAATACTTATATCGATGGCAGTCAAGTCAACGCAGGTGGAGCTTTGAACATCAGCTCTAATGGTAAAGTTAATGTACAGGCTGCTCGCCAACAACAGAAAATAGATGAGGAAAAAACCCGTCTCAGTCTGGAGTGGTTTGCAAAAGAATCAGGTGATAAACAGTATCGTGCCGGTTTTCTGGTTAAGCATCAAAAAGACAGTGAAAATAGTCAGCTAACTGAAAATCAGATTGCTACCCTGGAGGGGGGGGATATTAATATCCAGGCAGACGATAATGTTACTTTCTTTGGCACCGCTATAAATACCACCGAGGGGGATTTTAAATTAAAAACATCTAAAAATGTGGGTTTCTTTACAGCGAAAAATCGTGCGGTGATCAATAAAAATCGGGTTGAAAACAGTGGCGGATTCTATTATACCGCAGGGATAGATAAATTTGGCAGTGGTGCGCAATACACGCATATCGACAGCGAAAGTCATAGTGATATTGAAAATAATCTTGTGGTAAAAACTAATATCAACGGCAACCTTAATATTGATGCAGACGGTGATATCACTCAGCAGGGGGCACAGCATCAAGTTGCTAAGAATTATTATACCCGAGCAGTTAATATCAATAATATGGCAAGTCATAATGTTGACATTTCAAATAATAAGAAATTACAAGTTGATGCTGGATTTGGTTTTAATATTAATTACAAAGGATTTACCCGGCCAATAGAGAAAGCAATAAATAATCCGACCAATGCACTTGATATTATTGGCGGTGTGGGTAGCCAGAAAGGCGTTACCGACCCCAACTTAGGGGTAGATATTACCGCATCAGGTAGTAATACCAAGACCTCTAATAATAATTTGCTCGCTCTGGTGACGTCCATCAAGGCACAAGATATTAAGGTTGAAGCCACAAAAGATGTGCTGGATGAAGGCACGCAATATCAGGCTAAGGATGGAGTAATGAAATTGAGTGCAGCGCGTCATTTCAGTCGTGCGGCGGTCAATAGCAAAGAAGAGACCTCCCAGCAAGAAAAGGGTGAGGCGAGTGTTCGTGTCTCAACCACGACTGGTAAAGATATAAAGGTGGCTTTAGCTGCCAAAGCTGAAACCAGTCAGGGAGACAGCTACACTGAACAGATGTTATTCCCTAATATTAAAGCTAAGCAAGGCATTAATATTCGAACCTTGGGCGATGCCTATTACTATGCCACGCAAATTAATGGTGGAGAAGGGAATGTTGATATTAAGGCGGGTAATAATCTGTATTTTGACCAGGTTCAAGATAGCACACGTAGCAGTAATATAAAAACTTCAGATAACGGAAAACTGAGTGTCGGTATGTCGAAATCCTCAGATAGTAGTAAGAATTTTCGTCTGGCAGGGGGCGGTGAGCATCAAGAAGGGGAGAGTAATAGCACGAATGCCGGAATCAGTAAAATAACCACACGAGGCGATCTACGGCTTGAGGCGGGAGCCGAGCTTACTATGAAAGGTGTTCAGGTCGGCAGTGAGGATGCCCGGTTAGCTGACGTTCATTTAGTGGCGCAAGGTAAAGTTAATATGCTGGCATCAGTGTCTGGGAGTGTCGATATTAATGATAAAGCTTTTGCTGATTTTCGTTTAGGGGGCAAGAAAACCCATTCTGGAAGCAATTCATCCAATGAAGGTTTTATTGGCGGTGGCGGTGGGTACGATAAAGTGAATCAGTCTATTTCTGATCGTCAGGGAGGGGAGATTTATAGCCGTAAAACTGTTTCTATTCAGTCAGGCAGCAACAGCAATCAAGCCATTCACATGGAAGGTCAACAGATTAACGCCGCCATAGTGGATATTAAAACGCCTAATGGTGGGGTGTTTTTCGAATCTGCGCGTAGTGAATTACCTAAGGAAAATTGGAATTTCGGGGCTAATTTGGACTTAGTACTGAAACGGACTTCGGGTGAAAGTGGCGGTGTCAGTAAAAGCCATTATGCGGGTAGTGGTGCAAAAGTGATGGTGGGTATGCAAGATGTCATTAAGCATCAAAATACGCGTATTATTGAAGCTGATAAATTCATTCTGAACACCCACAAAGATACGGTAATGAAAGGTGCACGTGTTGATACTGACAAGGCAGAGATTATTGTGGGTGGTGATCTACATATCGAGAGTCTTAAAAGTAAAGAAGATAGCGTTAAAGTGGATGTTGAATTTGCTCTGAGTCATACCAATGATAAAGGCAGTAGTGTAGTCTCTAAAATATCGAAAATCGGTACCAAAAGATTTGAGAAAGATATTAAAAATGCATTAAATTCAGGTATTAAAAAAAGTGAGTTGATGTATAACCAAAAATCATCGCCAAAAGATACCATGGGGGGAGTTAGTTTTAATAAAGAAAACAATAACGTACAACTGCCAACATTGTCTTCTGAAACTCAATCTCGTAATTTTGCCGATAAAACGGCCCGTTTTATGGGAGACAAATTTAAAGGGGCAATAACTGACCCTGCGGGTATACAAGGTCGGGCGAAGCTAGATGTTCAAATCGTGAATAATGATGCGGTTGCTGAGCAATCCGGTATTTTTGGTCTGAGCGATGTCGTGATTGCGGTGAAAGGAGCGACTAAACTGCATGGCGCACAAATAAGTAGTCGGTATCAAACGGTCACCCGAGATATTAATGGACTGGAGTTGAGCAATATTAATAATAGTTATCACCAAGGTGGCGGTGGCTTTAATCTTTCGCCGACCGCATTGGGGATGGCGACTGGTGTCGGAAGTGATGCAATAGCAGGTAAAACCCCCTTTATTTATAATCCCCATAACAGCTCACATGAGGATAAATCTGTAGGCGGAATTGTGGATCACAAAATTTATACCGAGGATGGTTCTGAATTGCCAAAAACCAACTAA